CCCTCGATGGTGACAATTGCCTTTTTGCCATCACGTGGAGTTGGGGTTGTGCGACGCGAACGACGCAATCTGTCACGAATAGGAGCGGTGTTGACCGATACTACCGTTGACTTGTTTTTCGGGTAAAGCTCTTTGATGAGCTCTTCAACTGCACGAGCAATTTCTATCTTGTTAGCATCTTTCGATACTTCAAAAACGTATTTGTTCATGCCGGAAAGCATGGTTGTTTTTTCGTTGATAATTGGGCGCTTAATTATCTGCGCTGCACGTCTTTCCATTATTGTTTAACCCTCTTTTTTAGCTTTCTTGGCTTTGGTCGCGCCTTTGCCTTCAGCTTCTACGGAATTGCTCTTCAGACGCTCGCCAATTGCTTTGACGGTACGCTCTGTTGTAACAATCTTGCCGGCTTCAATGATGTCCTTGACGGAAAGATTGTCGGAAGAGACAACCTTGACGCCTTTGATATTGCTGGCGGCGCGCTTGATCGTTACGCAACCATCGCATGCAAAATCGAGAACAATCAAAATCTTTTGTCCGGAAATCTTCAAATCATCAAAGATAGCTGCGACTTCTTTAGTCTTCGGCTCTTTGATGGAGAAGTCCTTTAGAACAACCATATCTTCGCGCTTGGCGGACAAGGCTGAACGAACAGCCAAGGCGCGCATCTTCTTAGGCAAAGACATGCTGTAATCGCGTGGCTTTGGTCCGAAGGTGACACCGCCACCTGCCCACAATGGCGAACGGATAGAACCGGCGCGAGCGCGACCAGTTCCCTTTTGACGCCATGGCTTACGTCCACCACCGGACACTTCGCTGCGTGTCTTGGTGTTGGCTGAGCCCGAGCGAGCGTTAGCCAATTGGCGGTTCAAGGCTGTGTGCATCAAATCAACGTTTGGCTCAACACCAAATACAGTTGCTTCGAGGCTAACCTCGCCAACTTGCTTACCTTTTGTATCTAATAGAACTGCAGATGTCATATTTTTACCTTTTCCGCTCCGGTTCCGCTTCGCTTCACCTTCGCTTGCCTTCCGGCTTATCCGTCTTCGCTTCGCTGCGCATTGCTCATCGCAACGCTTGCTTCGCTTCTCCTTCTGCCCTACTTCTTAGCCGGTGTGCTAGTTGCATTCCAAGTTGTTTTGGAAGGCGAAATAACAACTAAGCCACCTTCGGAGCCAGGGATACCACCCCGAACCAAAAGCAGCTTTTTCTCGGCATCGACACGTACAACTGTCAGCTTACGTGCGCATACATTTTCATTGCCCATGTCCCCAGGCATGTGAACGCCTTTATAGACACGTCCCGGTGTTGTACCGGCGCCAATGGAACCCATCGAGCGGTGGAACTTGGAACCGTGAGCCATTGGTCCACGACCATGGTTATAACGCTTAATGGTGCCCTGGAAGCCCTTACCGATGGAGCGTCCGCGCACATCGATGAGCATTCCTTCTTTGAGGATTTCTTCCGGCTTCAAAGCTTCGCCGACATTGTAGGCGGATGTATCATCCAGGCGGAATTCCTTTAATGGCTTCAAGGCTTGGATTTGCTTTTTAGCAAACATGCCTTTGACTGGCTTAGTGACGTGCTTGTCCTTTACAGGGAAGCCGCCAACTTGCACAGCAGTGTAGCCATGGGTTTCCTTCGTCATCTTTTCAGTAACGATGTTTTCGCCAAGGGCAATAGCAGTTACCGGAATTACCAGTCCTTCTTGATCGAAGATCTGGGTCATACCGATTTTCTTGCCTAAAAGGCCGATTATATTTTTAGCCGACATTTCTAATTAGTTCCTTGAGGAGTCTTAGAGCTTCACTTCGATGTCTACACCGGCCGGCAGATCGAGACGCATGAGGGCGTCAGCTGTCGTTGGTGTCGGATCGTTGATATCGATCAAACGCTTGTGGATACGTGTCTCAAAATGCTCTCTTGATTTTTTGTCCACGTGTGGTGAACGCAATACACAGTACACACGCTTGCGGGTTGGGAGCGGTACCGGGCCAGTTACGCTGGCGCCTGTACGGCGTGCACAATCCACAATTTGCTCGGCGGACTTATCTAGTAGTTTATGGTCGTATGACCGAAGACGTATGCGGATTCTCGGCCCACGAGCATGTGAGGCACCGGCATCTGTTTTCTGTGTTTTGGCTTTCGCCATTTACTTTCTCTCCGTAAAAAAGAGTACTCACAAAAGAGTCATCGCATTGCTGTCTAGTGCAACCACATTAACCGGCTCTTATAAATGAATCGGTCACGCAGTCATAGACACAGGACATGCGAACCAAATATTCTAGCGCTATATATATGGAATAGTTGTAGAAATTTATTTCAGCATAAGAATTGAGGCGAATTTCCGCGAATCCTTGTTGCAATCGTTCACATACGCCAATTTGTGATCGGGGGCTCATCTGATTTTGATCAATATATTCAAAGAAAAGCGGGTGACCGAAGCCACCCGCTTTTCGTTACTTGTTCAGTCGTTGGACTAGGCGATGATGCTAGCAACAACACCTGAGCCGACGGTACGACCACCCTCACGGATAGCGAAGCGCATTTGCTCTTCAACAGCTACCGGTTGGATGAGTTCAACTTCCATGTCGACGTTGTCGCCTGGCATAACCATCTCAACGCCTTCCGGCAATTTGATGGAACCAGTTACGTCTGTCGTACGGATGTAGAACTGTGGTCTGTAACCTGGGAAGAATGGGGTGTGACGTCCACCTTCTTCTTTGCTCAATACGTACACGCGAGCTTTGAACTTGGTGTGCGGCTTGATGGAACCAGGCTTGGCGATAACTTGACCGCGCATGATCTGGCTCTTGTCGATACCACGAACCAAGATACCGACGTTGTCACCGGCAATACCGGAATCCAAAGTCTTCTGATACATTTCAACGCCTGTGACTGTCGTCTTCAATGTGTCAGCCAAACCGATGATTTCAACTTCGTCGCCGACTTTGATTTGACCACGCTCGATTCTGCCTGTAGCAACGGTGCCACGACCGGTGATGGAGAACACGTCTTCAACAGCGAGCAAGAACGGTTTGTCGATTTCACGCTCTGGAGTTGGGATGTATTCATCAACAGCCTTCATCAACTCAGTGATTTTGGCTTCCATAGCTGCATCGCCTTCGAGAGCTTTCAAGGCTGAACCACGGATGAATGGAATTGTGTCGCCTGGGAATTCGTACTTACTGAGCAATTCACGAGCTTCCATTTCAACGAGGTCGAGCAATTCCGGATCGTCAACCATGTCGCACTTGTTGAGGAACACAACGATGTAAGGAACACCTACCTGGCGAGCGAGCAGGATGTGCTCACGGGTCTGAGGCATTGGACCATCGGAAGCTGAGATAACGAGGATTGCTCCGTCCATCTGAGCAGCACCGGTGATCATGTTTTTGATGTAGTCGGCGTGTCCAGGGCAGTCAACGTGACTGTAGTGACGAGCTTCTGTTTCGTACTCAACGTGAGCTGTGTTAATCGTGATACCACGAGCCTTCTCTTCTGGAGCGGCATCGATTTCGTCGTACTTTTTGAACTTAGCTTTACCCTGCTTTGACAAAACTAAGGTAATGGCGGCGGTCAAACTTGTCTTACCGTGGTCAACGTGACCAATAGTTCCAACGTTTACGTTGGGCTTGTTTCTTTCGTACTTCTGGCGGGCCATCGAATTAGTTCTCCTTAGTCATATGTTTTTTGAAACACGTAATTGAATAGGTTACTACCTTGATATATATGTAGGCTCTATTTGAACCTGAAATATTAACAATGAGACAAGAAATATGGAGCCCAAGACGAGAATTGAACTCGTGACCTCCCCCTTACCAAGGGGGTGCACTACCTCTGTGCTACTTGGGCAGGGGTTGCGGGAGCAACCTTGCTAAGCATTGTCTTTCAACTTTGCCTCGCGCCTTGTCTCAATTGTATCCACCACTACCACAGAAAAAAAATTTGGGCGGCGCTGGGTTCGAACCAGCGTAGGCTTACGCCAACGAGTTTACAGCCCGTCTCCTTTAGCCACTCGGACAGCCGCCCATAAGCCGGTGATGGGAATCGAACCCGCAACCTACGGTTTACAAAACCGTTGCTCTGCCATTGAGCTACACCGGCGCATTTTGGCGAACGTGAATTTTACGGCAACAAGAAACCTAGTGTCAAATTTGCGGCTTCTTGAAACGTTTACCGGAAACACCACTTGGCATGTTTTGCCGGACGACTTCATAGAAAAGTATGCCCGCTGCAACGGACGCATTCAAAGATTCGACCTTGCCAAGCATTGGTAATCTTACCAAAAAGTCACAATGCTCCTTCATCAAACGTGACATTCCCTGTCCTTCCGATCCAATGACTACCGCCAAAGGACGTTTTAAATCCGATTCGCAATACATCTCTTCGGCATAAACATCCAAGCCGACAACCCAGAAACCGAACTTCTTCAAAGTCTCCATGGCGAAAACTAAATTCGAGACTCGGACGACAGGCAATGAGGCAATAGCTCCCGCACTTATTTTGGCCACAGTAGAAGTCAATCCGGTAGCGCGTCTCTGGGGAACCAGAAGTGCTTTCACTCCGGCAGCTTCTGCTGTACGAATAATTGCGCCCAAGTTATGTGGGTCTTCGATGCCATCTGCGACGGCAACCATGTAACCATCAAGATTCTTGCCGGCGAGTTCTGCCTCTTGCCGATCAAGTTCTAGCTTCACGAGAAACGCTTCAAGCGGCCACATCTCGGCGGCACTAATTAGTGCCAATACGCCTTGATGTCTCTTGTCCGGCCCGACTAATTGATCCAGTTTGCGTTTCTCGCAAAATTGAACCGGGACCCTTTGTGATTTTGCCAGATCCTTGATGCTATCAATGCGACCGTCATGAGCCATACCATTTTGAATGAGGATCTTATTGATTTTGATCCCCGATAAACGCTTGAGCTCCCTCAAGTCCGGCAGCTTGATGGACTCGCCACCGCTTGCCACCTTTAGGCTGCTCAAAGCACTTAGAACTTGCCCTTCATCCGCAAAAGTCTGAAGCGGACCCTTCTCACCATCACGAGCAGACTCAGCCTGCTCCAAAAAAGATAGAACGGCATTTTTGCCAAAAATCATTTCGTCCGAGTTGATCATATTTATATGGTTGGTCCGGCCCTAAATAGATATCTGATAGCTTACAAGGCTGAAGCAGCATTAATCAAATGGGCAAATCCCCATGGACACGGTCCTTACAAGGGTTTTATGCTGCGTATTGCACACTTAACCCGCCCAAAATCATGCTTTTTGACGTATTTTTCCTAGGTTTGCCCATTATGTTTGGACTCATGTTCGGCTACTACGCCGTAAAAGAGGCATCCATCAAATTTTGGCGCCCGACCTTCTGTATCGTCGCCTATTCGGCCTATTACCTGGCCGGCGGGCGCGAAGTCGTTCTTTACTTCACCACGGCCGCGATGATGTCGTTCGGCTGGGTGTCCGTTTTGTAATTAAGTAAATCTCGGTTAACCAATCACTAGGCACCTTGTAAAATGACAAGATGCCGAAATTACCACTACAAGTTTGGTTCGGGCTGGTACTTGCTGTCGTGCTGGATACTGCAGTTCAAATCAGCTGGAAAGCAGCTGAGATGAATATCCCCAGCTCTGCAACTGCATTTGAAACTATTCTTGCCACCCTGATGCAGCCCTTGTTTTACGGCGCAGCATTGATGTTTGTCGTTCAATATGTAAATTGGATGAATGTACTGAAGCACGTCGATTTGAGTTTTGCTCAACCAATCACTTCACTGAGTAACGTCACGATTCTGCTTCTATCAGCATCATTGCTGCACGAAGACGTGACACTCACGCGTTGGGCAGGAGTCGCTCTAATTCTTGCAGGCGTCTGGTTCATCAGTACTACAAAGCACAAAACAAACCTCGACGATTTAACTCACGAAGTGGAAAAAGAATTGTCCGTGTCACAGTCGAGGAGTAACTAATGCAGTTAATTGGTTTACTCCTGGTACTTTGCACAGTGGCACTCGAGTCCTGCTGCCAGTTTTGCTTCAAAAAAGGCGCCACAGCAGAAAACGGCAAGCCCTGGGTAATGGCGGCAATCAGCATTTATGTCGTGCAAGTCATGCTTTGGTCCTGTGTATTGCACATGGTTGATATCAGTATCGCCCATCCGATGTGCAGTCTTAGTCTTGTAGTTGTAGCCTTGATGTCACTTTTCTTTTTGAAAGAAAAACTCACGACACAAAGATGGATGGGCATCGTTCTTATTATTGGCGGCACCACATTGGTAGGACTTAGGTAATGCAAAATATAATCACTATCAACTGGTATGACCGAGCCGATGAGATTGACGAAAATCTCTGGCGCGAATGTTTTCCTGCTCCGCTGGAAGGCTCCTGGTGGTACAAAACACTGGACGACAGCAAATTAAATGACCAGTTTGAATTTTCCTATGGCGTTATTTCCATAGATGATTTTGCAGTAGGCATTGCACCTATCTTTTCCATGAAGGTGCCGATTGATTTAGTAATGCCACAAGGAATTTCATTCGTGCTCAAAGCATTGAGCGTCTTCAAAGAAAGTCTTGCCTATCAGCACACTGTCTTTATAGGTTCGCCATGCGCTGAAGAAGGAACTGTAGGTCTTGTACCTGGTGTTCACTTATCGCAAGTCGCCAAAGCGCTTTTCATTGCGGTTCAAGATAAAGCTGCCTTGCTCAAAGCTCCTATGATTGTCTGGAAAGACATGAATGAACAAGATGCAGAAACCCTTGATCAACTGACTGAAGAATTAGGCATGTTCCGCATGGTCAGCTTCCCCGGCACGCTCATTAATCTCTCAAGCGATCGCATGGAGGATTACTACAAAAACCTCAAAGGTTCTAGACGTCACAATCTCAAGAAAAAGCTTAAGCGCAGCCAACAGTTAATTGCACTCGATACAGAAGTTATTCAAAATCCAAATCCGGAAGTGCTCGAGGAAATTCTCGGACTCTTCTACCAGACTTACAATCGCGCAACGACAAAGTTTGAAAAACTCACACCGGAATTCTTTAAATCAATTGCCAGTTGGGATACATCGCATTTTGTACTTTTGCGTTCTAGCGAAACCAAGCAACTGGTGTCATTCATGTTACTTTTCCGTTTTGAAGATCGCATAATCAACAAATTCCTAGGGATTGATTACAACCAACCGGATACATACCACCTCTACTTCCGTCTCTGGGACGCAGCACTTGCGTGGGTTTTAAAATCCGGTGCCAAAGAATTCCAGAGTGGACAAACAGGCTATAGAGCCAAACTTGATGTTGGTCACAAGCTGGTTCCCCTAACCAATTACTGCAGGCACAGCAACCCGCTTATAAATAAAGTATTTGCGACAATCGCCAAAGACATTTCTTGGAGTTCCCTGGACAACGATCTTGATACTTACCTGAAGTCGCAAGCAGTAAAAGCCACTCTCGAGAAACAACCCGAGTTAGTCACCAACAAGTAATGCACAAGATAGAACTCGTCGAGAATGGCAAAGAAAAGTTCGCCGAGAACATTCTTCGCCAGTTACCTGATTGGTTCGGCATCGAAGAATCAATTCTGAATTACCTTTCAGATATCGGTAAAATGCCAACTTACTTCGCCAGCAACGAAGCCGGTGACAAAACTGGTTTTGCCACAATTCACTTCCACAATGCCTCCACAGCTGAAATCCATGTAATGGGCATCCTGCCTCAGTTCCACGGACAGGGCATAGGCAGACAACTTGTTGAAAAATTGGCACAGTCAGCAAGAGACAAAGGCTGCACGTACCTGATGGTCAAAACTCTTGGCGCATCGCATCCTGACAAAAACTACTCTCGCACTCGACAGTTCTACTTAAGCGCAGGCTTTCTGCCTCTTGAAGAGTCCACAAAGATTTGGAACAGCATGCCGTGCTTGATCATGGTAAAGAGCCTGGTCTAGAAAAGGGCGCATGCAATGCGCCCCTACGAAAAACCGCTACAAAGTCTCTACGAAATCTATACAAACGCAACCTAAACAAACGCTAATAACGAATTTGGTATGTTGTTATTAGGAGGGTACTTATCGCTTTGGGAGCCAGTTTCCAGAAACCTTTGCAGAGAAGGCGAAGCAGTGCCAAACAGTTCACAACTAAAACA
The Candidatus Obscuribacterales bacterium DNA segment above includes these coding regions:
- a CDS encoding EamA family transporter, whose product is MPKLPLQVWFGLVLAVVLDTAVQISWKAAEMNIPSSATAFETILATLMQPLFYGAALMFVVQYVNWMNVLKHVDLSFAQPITSLSNVTILLLSASLLHEDVTLTRWAGVALILAGVWFISTTKHKTNLDDLTHEVEKELSVSQSRSN
- the tuf gene encoding elongation factor Tu; protein product: MARQKYERNKPNVNVGTIGHVDHGKTSLTAAITLVLSKQGKAKFKKYDEIDAAPEEKARGITINTAHVEYETEARHYSHVDCPGHADYIKNMITGAAQMDGAILVISASDGPMPQTREHILLARQVGVPYIVVFLNKCDMVDDPELLDLVEMEARELLSKYEFPGDTIPFIRGSALKALEGDAAMEAKITELMKAVDEYIPTPEREIDKPFLLAVEDVFSITGRGTVATGRIERGQIKVGDEVEIIGLADTLKTTVTGVEMYQKTLDSGIAGDNVGILVRGIDKSQIMRGQVIAKPGSIKPHTKFKARVYVLSKEEGGRHTPFFPGYRPQFYIRTTDVTGSIKLPEGVEMVMPGDNVDMEVELIQPVAVEEQMRFAIREGGRTVGSGVVASIIA
- a CDS encoding GNAT family N-acetyltransferase, which codes for MHKIELVENGKEKFAENILRQLPDWFGIEESILNYLSDIGKMPTYFASNEAGDKTGFATIHFHNASTAEIHVMGILPQFHGQGIGRQLVEKLAQSARDKGCTYLMVKTLGASHPDKNYSRTRQFYLSAGFLPLEESTKIWNSMPCLIMVKSLV
- the rpsJ gene encoding 30S ribosomal protein S10, which produces MAKAKTQKTDAGASHARGPRIRIRLRSYDHKLLDKSAEQIVDCARRTGASVTGPVPLPTRKRVYCVLRSPHVDKKSREHFETRIHKRLIDINDPTPTTADALMRLDLPAGVDIEVKL
- a CDS encoding EamA family transporter, whose protein sequence is MQLIGLLLVLCTVALESCCQFCFKKGATAENGKPWVMAAISIYVVQVMLWSCVLHMVDISIAHPMCSLSLVVVALMSLFFLKEKLTTQRWMGIVLIIGGTTLVGLR
- a CDS encoding GNAT family N-acetyltransferase: MQNIITINWYDRADEIDENLWRECFPAPLEGSWWYKTLDDSKLNDQFEFSYGVISIDDFAVGIAPIFSMKVPIDLVMPQGISFVLKALSVFKESLAYQHTVFIGSPCAEEGTVGLVPGVHLSQVAKALFIAVQDKAALLKAPMIVWKDMNEQDAETLDQLTEELGMFRMVSFPGTLINLSSDRMEDYYKNLKGSRRHNLKKKLKRSQQLIALDTEVIQNPNPEVLEEILGLFYQTYNRATTKFEKLTPEFFKSIASWDTSHFVLLRSSETKQLVSFMLLFRFEDRIINKFLGIDYNQPDTYHLYFRLWDAALAWVLKSGAKEFQSGQTGYRAKLDVGHKLVPLTNYCRHSNPLINKVFATIAKDISWSSLDNDLDTYLKSQAVKATLEKQPELVTNK
- the rplC gene encoding 50S ribosomal protein L3; the encoded protein is MSAKNIIGLLGKKIGMTQIFDQEGLVIPVTAIALGENIVTEKMTKETHGYTAVQVGGFPVKDKHVTKPVKGMFAKKQIQALKPLKEFRLDDTSAYNVGEALKPEEILKEGMLIDVRGRSIGKGFQGTIKRYNHGRGPMAHGSKFHRSMGSIGAGTTPGRVYKGVHMPGDMGNENVCARKLTVVRVDAEKKLLLVRGGIPGSEGGLVVISPSKTTWNATSTPAKK
- the rlmB gene encoding 23S rRNA (guanosine(2251)-2'-O)-methyltransferase RlmB; the encoded protein is MINSDEMIFGKNAVLSFLEQAESARDGEKGPLQTFADEGQVLSALSSLKVASGGESIKLPDLRELKRLSGIKINKILIQNGMAHDGRIDSIKDLAKSQRVPVQFCEKRKLDQLVGPDKRHQGVLALISAAEMWPLEAFLVKLELDRQEAELAGKNLDGYMVAVADGIEDPHNLGAIIRTAEAAGVKALLVPQRRATGLTSTVAKISAGAIASLPVVRVSNLVFAMETLKKFGFWVVGLDVYAEEMYCESDLKRPLAVVIGSEGQGMSRLMKEHCDFLVRLPMLGKVESLNASVAAGILFYEVVRQNMPSGVSGKRFKKPQI
- the rplW gene encoding 50S ribosomal protein L23 translates to MERRAAQIIKRPIINEKTTMLSGMNKYVFEVSKDANKIEIARAVEELIKELYPKNKSTVVSVNTAPIRDRLRRSRRTTPTPRDGKKAIVTIEGDALELFSA
- the rplD gene encoding 50S ribosomal protein L4 yields the protein MTSAVLLDTKGKQVGEVSLEATVFGVEPNVDLMHTALNRQLANARSGSANTKTRSEVSGGGRKPWRQKGTGRARAGSIRSPLWAGGGVTFGPKPRDYSMSLPKKMRALAVRSALSAKREDMVVLKDFSIKEPKTKEVAAIFDDLKISGQKILIVLDFACDGCVTIKRAASNIKGVKVVSSDNLSVKDIIEAGKIVTTERTVKAIGERLKSNSVEAEGKGATKAKKAKKEG